One segment of Macaca fascicularis isolate 582-1 chromosome 4, T2T-MFA8v1.1 DNA contains the following:
- the GNMT gene encoding glycine N-methyltransferase yields MVDSVYRTRSLGVAAEGLPDQYADGEAARVWQLYIGNTRSRTAEYKAWLLGLLRQHGCQRVLDVACGTGVDSIMLVEEGFSVTSVDASDKMLKYALKERWNRRHEPAFDKWVIEEANWMTLDKDVPQSAEGGFDAVICLGNSFAHLPDCKGDQSEHRLALKNIASMVRAGGLLVIDHRNYDHILSTGCAPPGKNIYYKSDLTKDITTSVLIVNNKAHMVTLDYTVQVPGAGQDGSPGLSKFRLSYYPHCLASFTELLQAAFGGKCQHSVLGDFKPYKPGQAYVPCYFIHVLKRTD; encoded by the exons ATGGTGGACAGCGTGTACCGGACCCGCTCCCTGGGGGTGGCAGCCGAAGGGCTCCCGGACCAGTACGCGGACGGGGAGGCGGCGCGCGTGTGGCAGCTGTACATTGGGAACACCCGCAGCCGCACCGCCGAGTACAAGGCATGGCTGCTCGGGCTGCTGCGACAGCACGGCTGCCAGCGGGTGCTCGACGTGGCTTGTGGCACCGG GGTGGACTCCATTATGCTGGTGGAAGAGGGCTTCAGCGTGACAAGTGTGGATGCCAGTGACAAGATGCTGAAGTATGCGCTTAAGGAGCGCTGGAACCGGCGGCACGAGCCCGCCTTCGACAAGTGGG TCATTGAAGAAGCCAACTGGATGACTCTGGACAAAGATGTGCCCCAGTCAGCAGAGGGTGGCTTTGATGCTGTCATCTGCCTTGGAAACAGTTTCGCTCACTTGCCAGACTGCAAAG GGGACCAGAGTGAGCACCGGCTGGCGCTGAAAAACATTGCAAGCATGGTGCGAGCAGGGGGCCTGCTGGTCATTGATCACCGCAACTACGACCACATCCTCAGCACAGGCTGTGCACCCCCAGGGAAGAATATCTACTATAAG AGTGACTTGACCAAGGACATCACAACATCAGTGCTGATAGTGAACAACAAGGCTCACATGGTGACCCTGGACTATACAGTGCAGGTGCCGGGGGCTGGCCAGGATGGCTCTCCTGGCTTGAG TAAGTTCCGGCTCTCCTACTACCCACACTGTCTGGCATCCTTCACGGAGTTGCTCCAAGCAGCCTTCGGGGGCAAGTGCCAACACAGCGTCCTGGGCGACTTCAAGCCTTACAAGCCAGGCCAAGCCTATGTTCCCTGCTACTTCATCCACGTGCTCAAGAGGACAGACTGA